CTGATTACCTTACTTTTCACCACAAACGAGCTTTTTATGGAGGACAAAGCCGGAAGTATCCGCTTCTTCCAGATGCTCAATAAGGAATGTTCTTCAGGCTGCTACCTTCTCATCGCTGAGAGCGCAGGAAGCTACTCGCACATCACGGTGGGTACCAAGAAGTTTCCTATTCAATTCCTTATCGATACGCTACTACTTGGAAAGCGCGGGGAAGAAAGTGAAGGGCAATGGGAGCTCGTTGATCAGAACGACTCCATATGGTACCGTGCAAAAGATGACATGGACTACCCATTGAAGGTCGAAAACATGAGATTTTTCTACAGACTTTATAGAAAGAAGTAGAGTTCGAGAGGCTGGCTATCTTGTTGGTTTCAGTAGTAGGACATTTACAAGCCTACGTCGATAACGTGTGTAGAGTGCCAAAGGCctttgaggttgaagccAAGCGGTCATCGGTCACGAATTGTTCGTTGATGATCTCGATCGCTACATCATAAAATGCATTGTTGCATACCAGAACTAAGGAAACGTAGCGAGTCTCAAAGCGTGgatgtctttcttcaactcaTTCAAGTATGTGCCATTTTTTGAGGCTTCTGGACTTCTAATTCGATTTTTAATACTAACGGGcctcaaaacaaagaggATTTACGAGAAGCAGTAAAAAGACCAAAAACCAGAATGTGGGAACAACAGCTAATTCTGTGAACTCTGTGTATCCGAACGCTCATAACAACAGCTCTaagcttctttcaagacaaGTGCACTCGCCAGTTCGTCAAGCCCCGTCATCTCATAACACTAATagttttcaacagcagcagcaacagcaacaggTGCATGCAATACCTTCAGAAAGAGTCGAAACCCAGCAGTCTCTATTCTTGAGTGAGCCGTTCGTGAGGACTGCTCTCGTTAAGGGCTCTTTTAAAACTATTGTACAGCTGCCAAAGTACGTGGACCTGGGCGAGTGGGTCGCGCTGAATGTTTTCGAGTTTTACACCAACCTGAATCAATTCTACGGTATCATCGCCGAGTATGTTACACCGGACGTCTACCCTACCATGAACGCGGGCCCTCACACTGACTACATGTGGCTGGATGCGAACAGTAGACAGGTTTCCTTACCTGCAGGACAATACATTGATCTGGCACTAACATGGATCAGCAACAAGGTGTCTGACCAAACTCTTTTTCCAACGCAAAACGGATATCCATTTCCCCAGAATTTTGTTCAAGACATGCAAAGAATAATGGTGCAAATGTTCAGGATATTCGCCCACATGTATCACCATCATTTCGACAAAATTATACACTTGTCACTCGAGGCTCATTGGaactctctttttgctcaTTTCATAAGCTTTGCGAAAGAATACAATCTTGTGGATAGAAAGGAGATGTACCCATTAGGACCTTTGATCGAAAATTTGGAAAGACAAGGCAAGATTATTTAGATGAGTATTGAGCTTtaacaaaaaaatgcaTGAAATATTAAAAGAAGGTATATATTGAGAAAGGTTGACTGGTGTTTTTATTTACAAGGTTTAAAATTGGACATAAAATGTCCATATGCAGTTTTGATCAGGtctcaagagaagaaataCTTACTCTTCTCTAGCTCCCTGACATCAAAGTCTCCCTTTGGCGGAATTTGAGGCAAAGTGAGCGGCGCCAAAACTACTAGACAGCTGGCGTCGCttgtcttttcaagatttgaGATGTCACCTGCTCCAGCAACCAGGGAGACTGTTGTTACCATGTTGGCGCCTTCTGCCTGTTCTGAGGCATCTTCTGAGCTCAGCAGCTGGATGCGCTTTTTCTCCATATAGATTTCATCTGCTAAAGTAAACGGCCTTCCGAGCTTTTGGCTTAGTTTTTTCTTAAGGTCTGTTACCTTCATTGCCACCTCTGATTTCTTGTCTATTTTCAGAATCTGTAGGTAATTCTTGTAGCGCTCATCAAATTCATCCTTCAGTCTTTCGATGAGGTCGACCTCGTGTAGCTTGATGAACTGCTCTCTTAGAACAACATTCATTGTGTCAACATCGCAAGC
The Lachancea thermotolerans CBS 6340 chromosome G complete sequence genome window above contains:
- the MOB2 gene encoding Mob2p (similar to uniprot|P43563 Saccharomyces cerevisiae YFL034C-B MOB2), with product MSFFNSFKGFTRSSKKTKNQNVGTTANSVNSVYPNAHNNSSKLLSRQVHSPVRQAPSSHNTNSFQQQQQQQQVHAIPSERVETQQSLFLSEPFVRTALVKGSFKTIVQLPKYVDLGEWVALNVFEFYTNLNQFYGIIAEYVTPDVYPTMNAGPHTDYMWLDANSRQVSLPAGQYIDLALTWISNKVSDQTLFPTQNGYPFPQNFVQDMQRIMVQMFRIFAHMYHHHFDKIIHLSLEAHWNSLFAHFISFAKEYNLVDRKEMYPLGPLIENLERQGKII